The DNA sequence tggtggggttggtgacggaggacagttggtggggttggtgacggaggacagttggtggggttggtgacggaggacagttggtggggttggtgacggaggacagttggtggggttggtgacggaggacagttggtggggttggtgacggaggacagttggtggggttggtgacggaggacagttggtggggttggtgacggaggacagttggtgacggaggacagttggtggggttgttgactgaggacagttggtggggttggtgacggaggacagttggtggggttggtgacggaggacagttgggggctggtgacggaggacagttggtgggctggtgacggaggacagttggtggggctggtgacggaggacagttggtggggttggtgacggaggacagttggtggggctggtgacggaggacagttggtggggttggtgacggaggacagttggtggggttggtgacggaggacagttggtggggttggtgacggaggacagttggtggggctggtgacggaggacagttggaggggttggtgacggaggacagttggtggggctggtgacggaggacagttggtggggttggtgacggaggacagttggtggggctggtgacggaggacagttggtggggttggtgacggaggacagttggtggggttggtgacggaggacagttggtggggctggtgacggaggacagttggtggggtggtgacggaggacagttggtggggttggtgacggaggacagttggtgtgGTGACGGGGACAGggtggtgacggaggacagttggtggggttggtgacggaggccagttggtggggttggtgacggaggacagttggtggggttggtgacggaggacagttggtggggttggtgacggaggacagttggtggggttggtgacggaggacagttggtggggctggtgacggaggacagttggtggggttggtgacggaggacagttggtggggctggtgacggaggacagctggtggggttggtgacggaggacagttggtggggttggtgacggaggacagttggtggggttggtgacggaggacagttggtggggttggtgacggaggacagttggtggggttggtgacggaggacagttggtggggttggtgacggaggacagttggtggggttggtgacggaggacagttggtggggttggtgacggaggacagttggtgggttggtgacggaggacagttggaggggttggtgacggaggacagttggtggggttggtgacggaggacagttggtggggttggtgacggaggacagttggtggggttggtgacggaggacagttggaggggttggtgacggaggacagttggtggggttggtgacggaggacagttggtggggttggtgacggaggacagttggtggggttggtgacggaggacagttggtggggttggtgacggaggacagctGCTGGggctggtgacggaggacagttggtggggctggtgacggaggacagttggtggggctggtgacggaggacagttggtggggttggtgacggaggacagttggtggggttggtgacggaggacagttggtggggttggtgacggaggacaggttggtggggttggtgacggaggacagttggtggggttggtgacggaggacagttggtggggttggtgacggaggacagttggtggggttggtgacggaggacagttggtgggttggtgacggaggacagttggtggggttggtgacggaggacagttggtggggttggtgacggaggacagttggtggggttggtgacggaggacagttggtggggttggtgacggaggacagttggtggggttggtgacggaggacagttggtggggttggtgacggaggacagttggtggggttggtgacggaggacagttggtggggttggtgacggaggacagttggtggggttggtgacggaggacagttggtggggttggtgacggaggacagttggtggggttggtgacggaggacagttggtggggttggtgacggaggacagttggtggggttggtgacggaggacagttgggggggttggtgacggaggccagttggtggggttggtgacggaggacagttggtggggttggtgacagGCGTTGGTGACAGGggccagttggtggggttggtgacggaggccCGTTGTTGGGGTTGGTGACAGGCGAGggcagttggtggggttggtgacggaggccagttggtggggttggtgacggaggccagttggtggggttggtgacggaggacagttggtggggttggtgacggaggcctgttggtggggttggtgacggaggacagttggtggggttggtgacggaggacagttggtggggttgagGACAGTTGGACAGTTGGAGGGGTTGGGgctgacggaggacagttggtggggttggtgacggaggacagttggtggggttggtgacggaggacagttggtggggttggtgacggaggacagttggtggggttggtgacggaggacagttggtggggctggtgacggaggacagttggtggggctggtgacggaggacagttggtggggttggtgacggaggacagttggtggggttggacAGACGGAGGGggcggaggacagttggtggggctggtgacggaggacagttggtggggctggtgacggaggacagttggtggggttggtgacggaggacagttggtggggttggtgacggaggacagttggtggggttggtgacggaggacagttggtggggttggtgacggaggacagttggtggggttggtgacggaggacagttggtgggctggtgacggaggacagttggtggggttggtgacggaggacagttggtggggttggtgacggaggacagttggtggggttggtgacggaggacagttggtggggctggtgacggaggacagttggtggggctggtgacggaggacagttggtggggctgggacaggaggggttggtgacggaggacagctGGTGGGGCtggacggaggacagttggtggggttggtgacggaggacagttggtggggctggtgacggaggacagttggtgaggttggtgacggaggacagttggtggggttggtgactggaggacagttggtggggttggtgacggaggacagttggtgggttgggtgacggaggacagttggaggggtggtgacggaggacagttggtggggttggtgacggaggacagttggtggggttggtgacggaggacagttggtggggctggtgacggaggacagttggggggtggtgacggaggacagttggtggggttggtgacggaggacagttggtggggttggtgacggaggacagttggtggggctggtgacggaggacagttggtggggtggtgacggaggacagttggtggggtggtgacggaggacagttggtggggttggtgacggaggacagttggtgggctggtgacggaggacagttggtggggttggtgacggaggacagttggtggggttggtgacggaggacagttggtggggctggtgacggaggacagttggtgacggaggacagttggtggggttggtgactgaggacagttggtggggtggtgacggaggacagttggtggggacaggcggaggacagttggtggggcttggtgacggaggacagtggGGCTGGTGAggctggtgacggaggacagttggtggggttggtgacggaggacagttggtggggctggtgacggaggacagttggtggggttgggaACATCCctggaggacagttggtggggttgatgacggaggacagttggtggggttggtgacggaggacagttggtggggttggtgacggaggacagttggtggggctggtgacggaggacagttggtggggctggtgacggaggacagttggtggggtggtgacggaggacagttgggggggctggtgacggaggacagttggtggggctggtgacggaggacagttggtggggctggtgacggaggacagttggtggggttggtgacggaggacagttggtggggttggtgacggaggacagttggtggggttggtgacggaggacagttggtggggttggtgacggaggacagttggtggggttggtgacggaggacagttggtggggtggtgacggaggacagttggtggggttggtgacggaggacagttggtggggttggccacggaggacagttggtggggttggtgacggaggacagttggtgggggcgtggtgacggaggacagttggtggggttggtgacaggaggacagttggtggggttggtgacggaggacagctGGTGGGTTAGTGACAGAGAACATCCCTCGGTGACggggacagttggtggggttggtgacggaggacagttggtggggttgggaGGACAGTTGTTGGGACAGTTGGTGACAGGCGTGACGGGGACAGTTGGTGGggctggtgacggaggacagttggtgggggcgttggtgacggaggacagttggtggggttggtgacggaggacagttggtggggttggtgacggaggacagttggtggggttggtgacggaggacagttgggggtggggttggtgacggaggacagttggaggGGTTGgggacggaggacagttggtggggttggtgacggaggacagttggtggggctggtgacggaggacagttggtggggctggtgacggaggacagttggtggggttggtgacggaggacagttggtggggttggtgacggaggacagttggtggggttggtgacggaggacagttggtggggctggtgacggaggacagttggtggggctggtgacggaggacagttggaggggttggtgacggaggacagttggtggggttggtgacggaggacagttggtggggttggtgacggaggacagttggtggggttggtgacggaggacagttggtggggttggtgacggaggacagttggtggggttggtcacggaggacagttggtggggttggtgacggaggacagttggtggggttggtgacggaggcctgttggtggggttggtgacggaggacagttggtggtgttggtgacggaggacagttggtggggttggtgacggaggacagttggtggggttggtgacggaggacagttggtggggttggtgacggaggacagttggtggggttggtgacggaggacagttggtggggttggtgacggaggacagttggtgtgGTTGGTGACAGGCGTGGTGACAGGGGACAGTTGGTGgtgttggtgacggaggacagttggtggggttggtgacggaggacagttggtggggttggtgacggagaaCAGTTGTTGTGGTTGGTGACAGGCGTTGGTGACAGGggccagttggtggggttggtgacggaggccCGTTGTTGGGGTTGGTGACAGGCGTTGGTGGCGGGGGCCAGTTGGTGGGGTTAGTGACAGGCGTTGGTGACAGGggccagttggtggggttggtgacggggGCCAGTTGGTGGGGTTAGTGACAGAGAACATCCCTCGTTGGTGACGGGGGCAGTTGGTGGGGTTGATGACGGGGGCCAGTTGGTGGGGTTTGTGACGGGAGGCCTGTTGGTgtggttggtgacggaggacagttggtggggttggtgacggaggacagttggtggggttggtgacggaggacagttgttggggttggtgacggaggacagttggtgggttGGTGACggggacagttggtggggttggtgacggaggacagttggtggggcttggtgacggaggacagttggtggggctggtgacggaggacagttggtggggttggtgacggaggacagttggtggggttggtgacggaggacagttggtggggttggtgacggaggacagttggaggggttggtgacggaggacagttggtggggttggtgacggaggacagttggtggggttggtgacggaggacagttggtggggttggtgacggaggacagttggtggggttggtgacggaggacagttggtgtgGTTGCTGACGGGAGGCctgttggtggggttggtgacggagaaCAGTTGTTGTGGTTGGTGACAGGCGTTGGTGGCGGGGGCCAGTTGGTGGGGTTAGTGACAGGCGTTGGTGACAGGggccagttggtggggttggtgacggggGCCAGTTGGTGGGGTTAGTGACAGAGAACATCCCTCGTTGGTGACGGggccagttggtggggttggtgacggaggacagttggtggggttggtaaCGGAGGACAGTTGTTGGGGTTGGTGACAGGCGTTGGTGACAGGggccagttggtggggttggtgacggaggccCGTTGTTGGGGTTGGTGACAGGCGTTGGTGGCGGGGGCCAGTTGGTGGGGTTAGTGACAGGCGTTGGTGACAGGGGCCAGTTGGTTGGGTTGGTGACGGGGGCCAGTTGGTGGGGTTAGTGACAGAGAACATCCCTCGTTGGTGACGGGGGCCAGTTgatggggttggtgacggaggccagttggtggggttggtgatggAGGCCAGTTGGTGGGGTTGATGGCGGGGGCCAGTTGGTGGGGTTTGTGACGGGAGGCCTGTTGGTgtggttggtgacggaggacagttggtggggttggtgacggacgacagttggtggggttgctGACGGGAGGCCAGTTGGTGGGGTTGATGACGGGGGCCAGTTGGTGGGGTTTGTGACGGGAGGCCTGTTGGTgtggttggtgacggaggacagttggaggggttggtgacggaggacagttggaggggttggtgacggaggacagttggtggggttggtgacggaggacagttgttGGGGTTGGTGACAGGCGTTGGTGACAGGTgccagttggtggggttggtgacggaggcctgttggtggggttggtgacggaggacagttggtggggttggtaaCGGAGGACAGTTGTTGGGGTTGGTGACAGGCGTTGGTGACAGGggccagttggtggggttggtgacggaggccCGTTGTTGGGGTTGGTGACAGGCGTTGGTGGCGGGGGCcaggaggacagttggtggggttggtgacagGCGTTGGTGGGGTGACAGGggccagttggtggggttggtgacggggCAGTTGGGGGTGACAGGCGTTGGTGACAGGGGCCAGTTGgggtggtggggttggtgacggggCCAGTTGGTGGGGTTAGTGACAGAGAACATCCCTCGTTGGTGACGGggccagttggtggggttggtgacggaggccAGTTGGTGGGGTTAGTGACAGGCGTTGGTGACAGGggccagttggtggggttggtgacggggGCCAGTTGGTGGGGTTAGTGACAGAGAACATCCCTCGTTGGTGACGGggccagttggtggggttggtgacggaggccagttggtggggttggtgacggaggccAGTTGGTGGGGTTTGTGACGGAGGCCTGTTGGTGTGGTtagtgacggaggacagttggaggggttggtgacggaggacagttggaggggttggtgacggaggacagttggtggggttggtgacggaggacagttgatggggttggtgacggagacagttggtggggttggtgacggaggacagttggtggggctggtgacggaggacagttggtggggctgggtgacggaggacagttggtggagttggtgacggaggacagttggtgggttggtgacggaggacagttggaggggttggtgacggaggacagttggaggggttggtgacggaggacagttggtggggttggtgacggaggacagttgatggggttggtgacggaggacagttggtggggttggtgacggaggacagttggtgggttgctgacggaggacagttggtggggttggtgacggaggacagttgatggggttggtgacggaggcagttggtggggttggtgacggaggacagttggtggggcgctggtgacggaggacagttggaggggttggtgacggaggacagttggtggagttggtgacggaggacagttggtggggtttgtgacggaggacagttggaggggttggtgacggaggacagttggaggggttggtgacggaggacagttggtggggttggtgacgtaGGACAGTTgatggggttggtgacggaggacagttggtggggttgggcCAGTTGGTGACGGAggccagttggtggggttggtgacggaggacagttggtggggttggtgacggaggacagttggtggggttggtgacggaggccAGTTGgtgggttggtgacggaggacagttggtggggttggtgacggaggacagttggtggggttggtgacggaggacagttggtggggttgatgacggaggacagttggtggggttggtgacggaggacagttggtggggttggtgacggaggacagttggtggggttggtgacggaggacagttggtggggttggtgacggaggccagttggtggggttggtgacggggGCCAGTTGGTGGGGTTTGTGACGGGGGCCAGTTGGTGACGGAGGCCAGTTGGTGACAGGCGTTGGTGACGGAggccagttggtggggttggtgacggggGCCAGTTGGTGGGGTTGATGACGGGGCCAGTTGGTGGGGTTTGTGACAGGGGCCAGTTGGTGGGTTTGTGACCGGGGCCAGTTGGTGGGGCTTGTGATGGAGGCCAGTTGGTGGGGCGTTGATGACGGGGCCAGTTGGTGGGGTTTGTGACGGAGGCCTGTTGGTGGGGTTAGTGACGGAGGACAGTCCCtcttggtgacggaggacagttggaggggttggtgacggaggacagttggtggggttggtgacggaggacagttggaggGGTTGGGGACGGGGGCCAGTTGGTGGGATTGATGACGGGGCCAGTTGGTGGGTTAGTGATGGAGGCCAGTTGGTGGGGCTTGTGATGGAGGCCAGTTGGTGACAGGCGTTGGTGACGGGGGCCAGTTGGTGGGGTTTGTGACGGGGGCCAGTTGGTGGGGCTTGTGATGGAGGCCAGTTGGTGGGATTGATGACGGGGCCAGTTGGTGGGGTTTGGTGACGGAGGCCTGTTGGTGGGGTtagtgacggaggacagttggaggggttggtgacggaggacagttggaggggttggtgacggaggacagttggtggggttggtgacggaggacagttggaggGGTtagtgacggaggacagttggaggGGTTGGTGACGGGGCCAGTTGGTGGGATTGATGACggggacagttggtggggttagtgacggaggacagttggaggggttggtgacggaggacagttggaggggttggtgacggaggacagttggtggggttggtgacggaggacagttggaggGGTTGGGGACGGGGACAGTTGGTGGGATTGATGACGGGGGCCAGTTGGTGGGGCTTGTGATGGAGGCCAGTTGGTGGGGCTTGTGATGGAGGCCAGTTGGTGGGGCTTGTGATGGAGGCCAGTTGGTGGGGTTTGTGACGGGGCCAGTTGGTGGTGACGGAGGCCAGTTGGTGACAGGCGTTGGTGACGGTTgccagttggtggggttggtgacggggCCAGTCGGTGGGGTTTGTGACGGGGGCCAGTTGGTGGGGTTTGTGACGGGGCCAGTTGGTGgggtttataataataataataatatatgccatttagcagacgcttttgatccaaagcgacttacagtcatgtgtgcatacattctaagtatgggtggtcccgggaatcgaacccactaccctggcgttacaagcaccatgctctaccaactgagctacagaaggggCAGTAGGGTTTGTGACGGGGGCCAGTTGGTGGGGCTTGTGATGGAGGCCAGTTGGTGGGATTGATGACGGGGCCTGTTGGTGGGGTTTGTGACAGAGAAAATCCagttggtcatccctactgcctctgatctggaggactcactaaacagagaacatccctggtcaaccctactgcctctgatctggaggactcactaaacagagaacatccctggtcatccctactgcctctgatctggaggactcactaaacagagaacatcccaggtcatccctactgtctctgatctggcagactcactaaacagagaacatccctggtcctgcctctgatctggaggactcactaaacagagaacatccctggtcacccctactgtctctgatctggcagactcactaaacagagaacatccctggtcatccctactgcctctgatctggaggactcactaaacagagaacatccctggtcatccctactgtctctgatctggcagactcactaaacagagaacatccctggtcatccctactgcctctgatctggaggactcactaaacagagaacatccctggtcatccctactgcctctgatctggaggactcactaaacagagaacatccctggtcatccctactgcctctgatctggaggactcactaaacagagaacatccctggtcatccctactgcctctgatctggaggactcactaaacagagaacatccctggtcatccctactgcctcttatctggaggactcactaaacagagaacatccctggtcatccctactgcctctgatctggaggactcactaaacagagaacatccctggtcatccctactgcctctgatctggaggactcactaaacagatgtATCTTAGTAGTATTAtggcaattgggtacttttttccaccactgtttaGAAGTGGACATATTATTTTGAcatatgttttttaaataaacactTCTGACAGCCTCTCCGACCAATTGGACGCGTCTGAATGGTCCTAAAGCTGGAGcatcgttttgtatcacattccaatgacaGAACTGGGAGGGACACAAATGCCATTTCAGATTGTGGGGGTTtatctttactttactatttatatagtAAAGTCCCCCCT is a window from the Oncorhynchus keta strain PuntledgeMale-10-30-2019 chromosome 35, Oket_V2, whole genome shotgun sequence genome containing:
- the LOC127915525 gene encoding uncharacterized protein LOC127915525, with the protein product MFSVTNPTNWPRHQPHHPNWPLSPTPVTPNCPVTNPTNWPLSPHQRLSPTPPTVLLAPATNACHQPQQRASVTNPTNWPLSPTPVTNPNNCLPSQTPPTGPRHQPHQLASITNPTNWPPSPTPSTGPRHQRGMFSVTNPTNWPPSPTQPTGPCHQRLSLTPPTGPRHQRLSPTPTTGLRHQPHQLAPVTNACHQPQQLSSVTNPTNCPPSPTPPTGPVTNEGCSLSLTPPTGPRHQPHQLAPVTNACH